In one Umezawaea sp. Da 62-37 genomic region, the following are encoded:
- a CDS encoding helix-turn-helix domain-containing protein, whose product MIVPGLPSDLFHTDCPARVVIDHVAGRWTPLILSALQPKALRFFEVRDKIGGISEEVLSRKLRTLVRDGLVERTVEPATPPRVSYALTPLGHGISISLGHSFSWIAANGGAVLAARERHDHLNGA is encoded by the coding sequence GTGATCGTGCCGGGGCTGCCGAGCGACCTGTTCCACACCGACTGCCCGGCACGGGTGGTGATCGACCACGTCGCCGGCCGGTGGACGCCGCTGATCCTCTCGGCCCTGCAACCGAAGGCGCTGCGCTTCTTCGAGGTGCGGGACAAGATCGGTGGCATCAGCGAGGAGGTCCTGTCGCGGAAGCTGCGGACCCTGGTCCGGGACGGCCTGGTCGAACGCACCGTCGAGCCCGCGACCCCGCCGCGGGTCAGCTACGCGCTGACGCCGCTCGGCCACGGCATCTCGATCTCCCTGGGGCACTCCTTCAGCTGGATCGCGGCCAATGGCGGCGCCGTCCTCGCCGCGCGGGAACGGCACGACCACCTCAACGGGGCCTGA
- a CDS encoding SRPBCC family protein codes for MPRTDTGSRVIAAAPERVYAALVDPGALEAWLPPEGMSGRFERFDARPGGSYRLVLTYADASGSPGKATAGSDVVEARFVDIVPGVRVVQAVEFVSDDPAYAGTMTMTWAIDGVEGGTRVEIRADGVPDGISAEDHAVGLASSLANLDAYLRVRS; via the coding sequence ATGCCGAGGACCGACACTGGATCACGGGTGATCGCCGCCGCGCCGGAACGCGTGTACGCCGCGCTCGTCGATCCCGGCGCGCTCGAAGCCTGGCTGCCTCCCGAGGGAATGAGCGGCCGGTTCGAGCGGTTCGACGCGCGTCCCGGAGGGTCGTACCGGTTGGTGCTGACCTACGCGGACGCGTCGGGTTCGCCGGGCAAGGCGACGGCCGGATCGGACGTCGTCGAGGCGCGGTTCGTCGACATCGTCCCCGGCGTGCGGGTGGTGCAGGCCGTCGAGTTCGTCTCCGACGACCCGGCCTACGCGGGCACGATGACCATGACCTGGGCGATCGACGGCGTCGAGGGCGGTACACGGGTGGAGATCCGGGCCGACGGCGTTCCCGACGGCATCTCGGCCGAGGACCACGCCGTCGGGCTGGCCTCGTCGTTGGCGAACCTCGACGCGTACCTCCGGGTGCGGTCCTAG
- a CDS encoding response regulator transcription factor: MRVVVAEDLYLLRDGMVRLIEAYGHRVVATATTGPETLEALLAWRPDVAVVDVRMPPTQSDEGLRAALAARREQPGLPVLILSQHVEQLYARELLADSAGGVGYLLKESVFDADQFIDALERVAGGGTAMDPAVISALLGGGSANRRLDRLTERERSVIALMAEGLSNQAIGRRLFLSESAIGKYTTSLFGKLGISDDDDGNRRVLAVLAYLNDRS, encoded by the coding sequence GTGCGCGTCGTCGTAGCCGAGGACCTCTACCTCCTCCGGGACGGGATGGTCCGCCTCATCGAGGCCTACGGCCACCGGGTGGTGGCCACGGCGACCACCGGACCGGAGACGCTCGAAGCGCTGCTGGCGTGGCGGCCGGACGTGGCCGTCGTCGACGTCCGGATGCCGCCCACCCAGTCCGACGAGGGCCTGCGGGCGGCGCTCGCGGCCCGCCGCGAACAGCCCGGACTGCCCGTGCTGATCCTCTCCCAGCACGTCGAACAGCTCTACGCGCGCGAACTCCTGGCCGACAGCGCGGGCGGAGTCGGCTACCTGCTCAAGGAGAGCGTGTTCGACGCCGACCAGTTCATCGACGCCCTGGAACGGGTGGCGGGCGGCGGGACCGCCATGGACCCCGCCGTCATCAGCGCGCTGCTCGGCGGCGGGTCGGCGAACCGGCGGCTCGACCGGTTGACCGAACGCGAGCGCTCGGTGATCGCGCTCATGGCCGAGGGCCTGTCCAACCAGGCCATCGGCAGGCGCCTCTTCCTCAGCGAGAGCGCCATCGGCAAGTACACGACGTCCCTGTTCGGCAAGCTGGGGATCAGCGATGACGACGACGGCAACCGCCGCGTCCTCGCCGTCCTCGCCTACCTGAACGACCGGTCGTGA
- a CDS encoding glycosyl hydrolase: protein MTRPRSRALAVVGAVLLAVSLLVPTSAQAFPASTRAALIDYLTGISGQYTLSGQHNREPNSDPTKYTRVAQSITGQTPGLWGGDFLFLPDDVSHRQSMVDEAIRQWRAGSVVALTWHFCPPTGGPTCDWETNIKSSLNPTQWSQLVADGTALNTAYKNRLSEAVPYLRQLKDAGVPVLFRPVHEMNEGWSWWGGHPGADGSRKLYQIAHDYFTNTQGFDNLVWVWNVKDVDMGSISQYWPGSAYVDVASLDVWNKLEPSASDYQAMLTIAGGKPIALAEVGKTPTPAVMNAQPRWAWWMVWAEWLTDPKYNTNAGVQASYFAPRVLNRGEFTVPAGGGGGGGTTRTGPITGLGGKCVDVAAANTADGTQVQLYTCNGGTAQQWTVGADGTIRALGKCLDVNGGINADGTKIQLWTCGAGNTHQRWTQNGATLVNPETGRCLDATGQASADGTKLQLWSCNGQTNQNWTLPGTSTQCARAFGAGERTLPVTLAGTTYQVTAYVPAGVANTTALPVVLNLHGSGSTGGGQLSYSDMKAAADRDKYLVVAPSGAIASGSGYVWNVPGVGAPPAGARDDVAFLDQVVSALAAPLCADTTRVYGTGYSGGGRMISAYACARPGRIAAIAPVAGLRAGRPDPQDTTRPDAQSCRPGRGVPVVAFHGQQDNTNPYAGGGSDVWRYSVPAAQQRWAAIGGCGTGPTTSQVSTHVSRSVYSGCGTGADVVLYSVSDGGHTWPGAPTESAGNGTTTREIAANTLMWQFFQRFRLTA from the coding sequence ATGACCCGCCCGCGGAGTCGCGCGCTCGCCGTCGTCGGCGCCGTCCTGCTGGCCGTGTCCCTGCTCGTCCCGACGTCCGCGCAGGCGTTCCCCGCCTCCACCCGCGCGGCCCTGATCGACTACCTGACCGGCATCTCCGGCCAGTACACGCTGTCGGGCCAGCACAACCGCGAGCCCAACTCCGACCCCACCAAGTACACCCGCGTCGCCCAGTCGATCACCGGCCAGACCCCCGGCCTGTGGGGCGGCGACTTCCTGTTCCTGCCCGACGACGTCAGCCACCGCCAGTCCATGGTCGACGAGGCCATCCGGCAGTGGCGGGCCGGGTCGGTCGTCGCGCTGACGTGGCACTTCTGCCCGCCCACCGGCGGCCCGACGTGCGACTGGGAGACGAACATCAAGTCCTCCCTCAACCCCACCCAGTGGAGCCAGCTCGTCGCCGACGGCACGGCGCTCAACACCGCGTACAAGAACCGGCTCAGCGAGGCTGTCCCCTACCTGCGGCAGCTCAAGGACGCCGGGGTGCCGGTGCTGTTCCGGCCGGTGCACGAGATGAACGAGGGCTGGTCGTGGTGGGGCGGGCACCCCGGCGCCGACGGCAGCCGCAAGCTCTACCAGATCGCCCACGACTACTTCACCAACACCCAGGGCTTCGACAACCTGGTGTGGGTGTGGAACGTCAAGGACGTCGACATGGGCTCGATCTCCCAGTACTGGCCCGGTTCGGCCTACGTGGACGTCGCGAGCCTGGACGTGTGGAACAAGCTCGAACCCAGCGCGTCGGACTACCAGGCGATGCTGACCATCGCGGGCGGCAAGCCGATCGCGCTGGCCGAGGTCGGCAAGACCCCGACGCCAGCGGTCATGAACGCGCAGCCGCGCTGGGCGTGGTGGATGGTGTGGGCGGAGTGGCTCACCGATCCCAAGTACAACACCAACGCTGGCGTGCAGGCGTCCTACTTCGCACCCCGCGTGCTCAACCGCGGCGAGTTCACCGTGCCCGCGGGCGGTGGTGGCGGAGGCGGCACGACGCGCACCGGGCCGATCACCGGGCTCGGCGGCAAGTGCGTCGACGTCGCCGCCGCGAACACCGCCGACGGCACGCAGGTGCAGCTCTACACCTGCAACGGCGGCACCGCCCAGCAGTGGACGGTCGGCGCCGACGGCACGATCCGGGCGCTCGGCAAGTGCCTCGACGTGAACGGCGGGATCAACGCCGACGGCACGAAGATCCAGCTCTGGACCTGCGGTGCGGGCAACACCCACCAGCGGTGGACTCAGAACGGGGCGACCCTGGTGAACCCGGAGACCGGCCGGTGCCTGGACGCCACCGGGCAGGCCAGCGCGGACGGCACGAAGCTCCAGCTCTGGTCGTGCAACGGCCAGACCAACCAGAACTGGACGCTCCCCGGCACGTCCACCCAGTGCGCGCGCGCGTTCGGCGCGGGCGAGCGGACCCTGCCGGTCACGCTCGCGGGCACCACCTACCAGGTCACCGCCTACGTGCCGGCGGGCGTCGCGAACACGACGGCGCTGCCCGTCGTGCTCAACCTGCACGGCAGCGGGAGCACCGGCGGAGGCCAGCTCTCCTACAGCGACATGAAGGCGGCGGCCGACCGGGACAAGTACCTGGTGGTCGCGCCGAGCGGGGCCATCGCCAGCGGCAGCGGGTACGTCTGGAACGTCCCCGGTGTCGGCGCGCCGCCCGCGGGCGCCCGTGACGACGTGGCGTTCCTCGACCAGGTCGTGAGCGCGCTGGCCGCACCGCTGTGCGCCGACACGACCCGCGTCTACGGCACCGGCTACTCCGGCGGCGGCCGGATGATCTCCGCCTACGCGTGCGCCCGACCGGGCCGGATCGCCGCCATCGCCCCGGTCGCGGGCCTGCGCGCCGGTCGCCCCGACCCGCAGGACACCACCCGGCCGGACGCCCAGTCGTGCCGGCCGGGCCGGGGCGTGCCGGTCGTCGCGTTCCACGGGCAGCAGGACAACACGAACCCGTACGCGGGCGGCGGCAGCGACGTGTGGCGGTACTCCGTGCCCGCCGCGCAGCAGCGGTGGGCCGCCATCGGCGGCTGCGGCACCGGACCGACTACCTCCCAGGTCAGCACGCACGTCAGCAGGTCGGTCTACTCGGGGTGCGGCACCGGCGCCGACGTCGTCCTGTACTCGGTCTCCGACGGCGGGCACACCTGGCCCGGCGCGCCGACCGAGTCCGCGGGCAACGGCACCACCACCCGCGAGATCGCGGCCAACACCCTGATGTGGCAGTTCTTCCAGCGCTTCCGCCTGACCGCCTGA
- a CDS encoding acyltransferase, whose amino-acid sequence MDPAPAVPPPSPERSSPAVPRPPSGPSRLGWLDGLRGIAALVVVFDHSSYSFLPELRRELMPEFNTSRYGIMVFFLVSGYIIPASLERRGDVRAFWIGRVFRIHPLCAAAVAAILLAGLAGFAEVRGGQSAAAVAVAHLTLFQELLGTHNLLNVLWTLSYEMAFYLLVVALFTVRLHRRSTAITATLAVSAAVSVAVGVVLPASALSGVVGTGPLIAMATIATVVAVCCASAGPSALRVFGGVLGGVLALTLVIFNGTVAPWEGLVILAVMFLGTAVHRAENGQTTWWRAAGATAVVVVCAVGSAYWHGDDAHFTRRAWITAFLLAVLTFGVGLAARRKRVPRLLVALGTISYSIYLVHPVLLSVSDSAIGRWRQDVPLLEVGFYAVLLPLCVLTHRFVEAPGQRYGRKVLRGLSGAQGSSPGRSPG is encoded by the coding sequence ATGGACCCCGCACCCGCAGTCCCACCACCATCCCCGGAGCGGTCGTCCCCGGCCGTTCCGCGTCCGCCCTCCGGTCCGTCGCGGCTGGGCTGGCTGGACGGGTTGCGCGGTATCGCGGCGCTCGTCGTGGTGTTCGACCACTCCTCGTACTCCTTCCTGCCGGAGCTCCGCCGGGAGCTGATGCCGGAGTTCAACACCAGCAGGTACGGCATCATGGTGTTCTTCCTGGTGAGCGGCTACATCATCCCGGCATCGCTGGAACGCCGGGGGGACGTCCGGGCCTTCTGGATCGGGCGCGTGTTCCGCATCCACCCGCTGTGCGCGGCAGCTGTCGCCGCGATCCTCCTCGCCGGCCTGGCGGGCTTCGCGGAGGTTCGCGGTGGGCAGAGCGCCGCCGCCGTGGCCGTCGCGCACCTCACCCTGTTCCAGGAGCTGCTGGGAACGCACAACCTCCTGAACGTGCTGTGGACGCTCTCCTACGAGATGGCTTTCTACCTGCTGGTCGTCGCGCTCTTCACCGTGCGGCTGCACCGGCGCTCGACAGCGATCACCGCCACGCTGGCAGTGTCCGCCGCGGTCAGCGTGGCGGTGGGGGTCGTGCTGCCCGCCTCCGCCCTGTCCGGTGTGGTCGGCACCGGCCCCCTGATCGCGATGGCCACGATCGCCACCGTGGTGGCCGTGTGCTGCGCGAGCGCAGGGCCGTCCGCGCTGAGGGTGTTCGGGGGTGTGCTGGGCGGGGTGCTGGCGCTGACCCTGGTGATCTTCAACGGCACGGTCGCCCCGTGGGAGGGGCTGGTGATCCTCGCCGTGATGTTCCTCGGCACGGCCGTCCACCGGGCCGAGAACGGGCAGACCACCTGGTGGCGCGCGGCGGGCGCGACCGCCGTCGTGGTCGTCTGCGCGGTGGGGAGCGCCTACTGGCACGGCGACGACGCCCACTTCACCCGACGTGCCTGGATCACGGCGTTCCTGCTGGCCGTGCTCACCTTCGGCGTCGGCCTCGCGGCGCGGCGGAAGCGGGTACCGCGCCTGCTGGTCGCACTGGGAACGATCAGCTACTCGATCTACCTCGTGCACCCGGTGCTGCTGTCCGTGAGCGACAGCGCGATCGGCCGGTGGCGGCAGGACGTCCCGCTGCTGGAGGTCGGGTTCTACGCGGTGCTGCTGCCGCTGTGCGTGCTGACCCACCGCTTCGTCGAGGCACCGGGCCAGCGGTACGGCCGGAAGGTGCTGCGCGGGCTGTCCGGTGCCCAAGGGTCGTCGCCGGGTCGATCTCCAGGCTGA
- a CDS encoding sensor histidine kinase: MRQVVSWVRSACAGFVRACVVVVVTMLVPAMWAAAVVVAVWWSGNPWSWVPLVVLPALATLALSRPLCRVFRRLVAKWTGTVVAPGYREAGPVTRLSTGYWWNGFSYSRTSRDAHQELRWRLWASDPATWRDLRFLLVAPVTAGVVAAVPPVAVAVLVVGQPVLALRLLGVVVAVATAPYAWRPVEPVAVHFLRASPAMALADRVEELTAQRADTTVAQAAEIRRIERDLHDGAQARLVALGLSLATAEKLMDTDPGQAKALLRDARTGAASSLTELRDLVRGISPPVLIERGLVDALRALALDCPLETTVDADGTLPLDPPIESAVYFGVAELLTNAVRHARATRARISVVRTGADLVVEVEDDGRGGADPSSGSGLAGLRRRLAVFDGTMTITSPDGGPTRVRMVLSCASS, encoded by the coding sequence ATGCGACAGGTCGTGTCGTGGGTGCGGAGCGCCTGCGCGGGGTTCGTGCGGGCGTGCGTCGTGGTGGTGGTCACGATGCTGGTTCCGGCCATGTGGGCGGCCGCGGTGGTGGTGGCGGTCTGGTGGTCGGGGAACCCGTGGTCGTGGGTGCCGCTGGTCGTGCTGCCCGCCCTGGCCACCCTCGCCCTGTCCCGCCCGCTGTGCCGGGTGTTCCGACGGCTGGTCGCGAAGTGGACCGGCACCGTCGTCGCCCCCGGCTACCGGGAGGCGGGTCCGGTGACGCGGCTGTCCACGGGGTACTGGTGGAACGGGTTCTCCTACTCGCGCACCAGTCGGGACGCGCACCAGGAGCTGCGCTGGCGGCTCTGGGCGAGCGATCCGGCCACGTGGCGCGACCTGCGGTTCCTGCTGGTCGCCCCGGTCACCGCGGGCGTGGTCGCGGCCGTCCCGCCCGTCGCGGTCGCCGTCCTGGTGGTCGGCCAGCCGGTGCTCGCCCTGCGCCTGCTCGGTGTGGTCGTGGCCGTCGCCACCGCCCCGTACGCCTGGCGGCCCGTCGAACCGGTCGCCGTCCACTTCCTGCGCGCGTCGCCCGCGATGGCGCTGGCCGACCGGGTGGAGGAGCTGACGGCCCAGCGGGCGGACACGACGGTCGCTCAGGCCGCCGAGATCCGCCGGATCGAACGGGACCTGCACGACGGGGCGCAGGCGCGGCTGGTCGCGCTCGGGCTCTCGCTGGCGACCGCGGAGAAGCTGATGGACACCGATCCCGGTCAGGCCAAGGCGCTGCTGCGGGACGCCCGGACGGGTGCGGCCTCGTCGCTGACCGAACTGCGCGACCTGGTCAGGGGGATCAGTCCCCCGGTGCTGATTGAACGCGGTCTCGTCGACGCCCTCCGCGCGCTCGCCCTGGACTGCCCGCTCGAGACGACCGTCGACGCCGACGGCACGCTCCCCCTGGACCCGCCGATCGAGTCCGCCGTCTACTTCGGCGTCGCCGAGCTGCTGACCAACGCCGTCAGGCACGCCCGCGCCACCCGTGCGCGGATCTCCGTCGTCCGGACCGGCGCCGACCTCGTCGTCGAGGTCGAGGACGACGGACGGGGCGGAGCCGACCCGTCGTCCGGCAGCGGTCTCGCCGGTCTGCGCCGCCGCCTCGCGGTCTTCGACGGCACGATGACGATCACCAGCCCGGACGGCGGGCCCACGCGGGTGAGGATGGTGCTGTCGTGCGCGTCGTCGTAG
- a CDS encoding glycosyl hydrolase, with protein sequence MRHARKRWAAALALLLASTAGTASADVHTTATASDLVGYLAGISGRNTLSGQQDGPSSAPSTWQNKVHDITGEYPGVWGGDFAFEQNDINARATVIAQAKSVWAAGSIPALVWHSCPPTVATTCHWDWGDGAIRSTLSEPQWNELVTDGSGLNQRWKQRLDEAVPYLQDLKNNGIPVLWRPIHEMNEGWSWWGGRPGANGSRKLYQITHDYLTNVKGLDNLVWVWNVKDIAGGASHLADYWPGSSYVDVAALDAWSNQQPTTEYYNAMVSTSGGKPIALAEVGTVPTPQTLAAQPKWTYFSVWINWLTDPAWNNNDAVKRTYYDGRVLNRGEVHLPGAPTTRAGQISGSGKCVDVTASNTTNGTPVQLYTCDGGTAQRWTIGTDGTLRALGKCLDVASAGTANGTAVQLWDCNGTNAQKWTTTSTTLVNTGSGRCLDAVGKGTANGTRLQIWDCTGNTNQAWTLP encoded by the coding sequence ATGCGACACGCACGCAAGCGCTGGGCCGCGGCCCTCGCCCTGCTCCTCGCTTCCACGGCCGGCACCGCGTCGGCCGACGTCCACACCACCGCCACCGCCTCGGACCTGGTCGGCTACCTCGCCGGGATCAGCGGCAGGAACACGTTGTCCGGCCAGCAGGACGGGCCCAGCTCGGCGCCGTCGACGTGGCAGAACAAGGTCCACGACATCACCGGCGAGTACCCCGGTGTGTGGGGCGGCGACTTCGCGTTCGAGCAGAACGACATCAACGCCCGCGCCACCGTCATCGCCCAGGCCAAGTCCGTTTGGGCCGCCGGCTCCATCCCCGCCCTCGTGTGGCACTCATGCCCGCCCACCGTCGCGACGACGTGCCACTGGGACTGGGGCGACGGCGCCATCCGCAGCACCCTGTCCGAACCGCAGTGGAACGAGCTGGTCACCGACGGGTCCGGCCTCAACCAGCGCTGGAAGCAGCGCCTCGACGAGGCCGTGCCGTACTTGCAGGACCTCAAGAACAACGGCATCCCCGTGCTGTGGCGGCCGATCCACGAGATGAACGAGGGCTGGTCCTGGTGGGGCGGCCGTCCGGGCGCCAACGGCAGCCGCAAGCTCTACCAGATCACCCACGACTACCTGACGAACGTGAAGGGGCTCGACAACCTGGTGTGGGTGTGGAACGTCAAGGACATCGCGGGCGGCGCCTCCCACCTCGCCGACTACTGGCCGGGCTCCTCCTACGTCGACGTCGCCGCCCTCGACGCCTGGTCGAACCAGCAGCCCACCACCGAGTACTACAACGCCATGGTCTCCACCTCCGGCGGCAAACCGATCGCCCTCGCCGAGGTGGGCACCGTCCCGACCCCGCAAACCCTTGCCGCGCAACCGAAGTGGACCTACTTCAGCGTGTGGATCAACTGGCTCACCGATCCCGCGTGGAACAACAACGACGCCGTCAAGCGCACCTACTACGACGGCAGGGTCCTCAACCGCGGCGAGGTCCACCTCCCCGGCGCACCCACGACCAGGGCGGGCCAGATCAGCGGCAGCGGCAAGTGCGTCGACGTCACCGCGTCGAACACCACCAACGGCACCCCCGTCCAGCTCTACACCTGCGACGGCGGCACCGCCCAACGCTGGACCATCGGCACCGACGGCACCCTGCGCGCACTCGGCAAGTGCCTGGACGTCGCCAGCGCAGGCACGGCCAACGGCACCGCCGTCCAACTCTGGGACTGCAATGGCACCAACGCCCAGAAGTGGACCACCACCTCCACCACCCTGGTCAACACCGGCTCCGGCCGCTGCCTGGACGCGGTCGGCAAGGGCACCGCCAACGGCACCAGGTTGCAGATCTGGGACTGCACCGGCAACACCAACCAGGCGTGGACACTGCCTTAA
- a CDS encoding class I SAM-dependent methyltransferase, with the protein MRAQDFWDSQAPTFDDEPDHGLQDPTVQTAWANLLLPQIPPPPGSVIDLGCGTGSLAVLLAQAGHTVQGLDLSPRMIAAAKAKATNLHLDVDFQQGDASTPPFPPASCDVVLARHVLWALPDPATALHHWTRLLRPGGKLVLIEGRWSTGSGLTASECQALVLTHRREATVRHLDDPALWGKPVDDERYLLISPA; encoded by the coding sequence ATGCGCGCACAAGACTTCTGGGACTCCCAAGCACCCACCTTCGACGACGAACCCGACCACGGCCTCCAAGACCCCACCGTCCAAACGGCCTGGGCCAACCTCCTCCTCCCCCAAATCCCCCCACCGCCAGGCTCGGTCATCGACCTCGGCTGCGGCACCGGCAGCCTCGCCGTCCTCCTCGCCCAGGCCGGTCACACCGTCCAAGGCCTCGACCTGTCCCCCCGGATGATCGCCGCCGCCAAAGCGAAAGCCACCAACCTCCACCTCGACGTGGACTTCCAGCAGGGCGACGCAAGCACCCCACCGTTCCCCCCGGCATCCTGCGACGTGGTCCTGGCCCGACACGTCCTCTGGGCACTCCCCGACCCCGCCACCGCACTCCACCACTGGACCCGACTCCTGCGCCCAGGCGGAAAACTGGTGCTCATCGAAGGCCGCTGGTCAACCGGATCCGGCCTGACCGCGTCCGAGTGCCAGGCCCTCGTCCTCACCCACCGCCGCGAAGCCACCGTGCGGCACCTCGACGACCCCGCGCTCTGGGGCAAGCCCGTCGACGACGAGCGGTACCTGCTCATCAGCCCGGCCTGA
- a CDS encoding dienelactone hydrolase family protein: MPTQTLTITTADGRADAFAAFPDDGGRHPGVLLYTDVFGLRPVIEEMARELAGHGYYVLVPNIYYRRGPAPVVELPEHITAEARPGLFATLLPFAKEHTPERVLRDADAYVGFLTSRPEVVDGPVGVVGYCMGAVLAMRTAAAHPDKVAAVGGFHPGALVTDEPDSPHRLVSTVTAKVHLGLAPGDLSPEALGELERAMDAAGLAHTCETYPDTVHGFTMADTEAFNPAGLQRHWDRLLPLLDRNLVAG, translated from the coding sequence ATTCCCACGCAGACGCTGACGATCACCACCGCGGACGGCCGAGCCGACGCGTTCGCCGCCTTCCCCGACGACGGCGGGCGGCACCCCGGAGTGCTGCTGTACACGGACGTCTTCGGCCTGCGGCCCGTGATCGAGGAGATGGCCCGCGAACTGGCCGGGCACGGGTACTACGTGCTCGTGCCCAACATCTACTACCGGCGCGGCCCGGCGCCGGTGGTCGAACTCCCCGAGCACATCACCGCCGAGGCCCGGCCGGGGCTGTTCGCCACGCTGCTCCCGTTCGCGAAGGAGCACACCCCCGAGCGGGTCCTGCGCGACGCCGACGCCTACGTCGGGTTCCTCACCTCCCGGCCCGAGGTCGTCGACGGGCCGGTCGGGGTGGTCGGCTACTGCATGGGCGCCGTGCTCGCGATGCGCACCGCGGCCGCCCATCCGGACAAGGTGGCCGCGGTCGGCGGGTTCCACCCCGGCGCCCTGGTCACCGACGAGCCCGACAGCCCGCACCGGCTCGTCTCCACGGTCACCGCCAAGGTCCACCTCGGCCTCGCCCCCGGCGACCTGTCGCCCGAGGCGCTCGGCGAACTCGAGCGGGCCATGGACGCCGCGGGGCTCGCGCACACCTGCGAGACCTACCCCGACACCGTCCACGGCTTCACGATGGCCGACACCGAGGCCTTCAACCCCGCCGGACTCCAGCGCCACTGGGACCGCCTGCTCCCCCTCCTCGACCGCAACCTGGTCGCGGGCTGA
- a CDS encoding SDR family NAD(P)-dependent oxidoreductase, which produces MKAQRSGRVVHISSTAADAVGTIAAHSVAKAALNTRSRHIAADVGLAGVSVNTVATGQVIRVDGGLDVLSRRLAGLGGDLLHSGGA; this is translated from the coding sequence ATGAAGGCGCAGCGGTCCGGCCGGGTCGTACACATCTCCAGCACGGCGGCGGACGCCGTCGGCACCATCGCCGCGCACTCCGTCGCGAAAGCCGCGCTCAACACCCGCAGCAGGCACATCGCCGCCGACGTCGGGCTCGCGGGCGTGTCGGTGAACACCGTCGCCACCGGTCAGGTCATCCGGGTCGACGGGGGCCTGGACGTGCTGAGCCGGCGGCTGGCCGGTCTGGGCGGCGACCTGCTCCACTCGGGTGGCGCCTGA
- a CDS encoding NAD(P)-dependent alcohol dehydrogenase, giving the protein MKVHAYVADSAGARLRSHEYEAGPLGPNEVDVRVTHCGICHTDIGAIDDEWGFGRFPVVAGHETVGTVVATGDAVDRDLLPIGLRVGVGAIAGSCSACDWCLSGHQNLCARKDDVIFRGIGGGFASHIRASDWRHVFPIPDAISDAHAAPLFCAGTTVFAPLLVHGVRPIDRVAVVGVGGLGHLAVQFLAKWGCAVTAISRTRAKEADARRFGATDFIATGEEGALRAAAGTFDFVLTTATGDLPWDDYLGILRPRGKLCVVGVPDNPVTAGVLSLLPAEKTIVGGIVGSPVQTRQMLDFAARHDIRPEIETFPVADVEQALDRVRRGTARYRAVLEL; this is encoded by the coding sequence GTGAAGGTCCACGCGTACGTGGCCGACAGCGCCGGGGCGCGCTTGCGCTCCCACGAGTACGAAGCGGGTCCGCTGGGGCCCAACGAGGTGGACGTCCGCGTGACGCACTGCGGGATCTGCCACACCGACATCGGGGCGATCGACGACGAGTGGGGATTCGGGCGGTTCCCCGTCGTCGCGGGCCACGAGACCGTCGGGACCGTGGTGGCGACCGGGGACGCGGTCGACCGCGACCTGTTGCCGATCGGACTGCGAGTAGGCGTCGGTGCCATCGCCGGGTCCTGCTCCGCCTGCGACTGGTGCCTGAGCGGACACCAGAACCTGTGCGCCCGCAAGGACGACGTCATCTTCCGCGGTATCGGCGGCGGGTTCGCCAGCCACATCCGCGCGAGCGACTGGCGCCACGTCTTCCCCATTCCGGACGCCATCTCCGACGCGCACGCCGCCCCGCTGTTCTGCGCGGGCACCACCGTCTTCGCCCCGCTGCTGGTCCACGGCGTGCGCCCGATCGACCGGGTCGCGGTCGTCGGCGTCGGCGGCCTCGGCCACCTGGCCGTCCAGTTCCTCGCGAAGTGGGGGTGCGCCGTCACCGCGATCTCCCGGACGCGGGCCAAGGAAGCCGACGCCCGCCGGTTCGGCGCGACGGACTTCATCGCAACCGGCGAGGAGGGAGCCCTGCGAGCCGCCGCGGGTACGTTCGACTTCGTGCTGACGACCGCCACCGGCGACCTGCCGTGGGACGACTACCTCGGCATCCTGCGGCCGCGGGGCAAGCTCTGCGTCGTCGGCGTTCCCGACAACCCCGTCACCGCGGGCGTCCTGAGCCTGCTGCCCGCGGAGAAGACCATCGTCGGCGGCATCGTCGGATCGCCGGTCCAGACCCGCCAGATGCTCGACTTCGCCGCCCGGCACGACATCCGCCCGGAGATCGAGACGTTCCCCGTCGCCGACGTGGAGCAGGCCCTCGACCGCGTTCGGCGGGGCACCGCGCGCTACCGCGCGGTCCTGGAACTCTAG